In Kordia antarctica, the following proteins share a genomic window:
- a CDS encoding helix-turn-helix transcriptional regulator, whose translation MNKTEITPNDIWNVKKVNSVNEFIKNHSDNQTKERKIRNKLLSIQYKLEDYIEKDDIKESEVLDILDFVKMYLKVFDITKKDLAKYFEMRDSNLHKYLTGQRKLNPEIVLKISSFSRTNPEYWYRIQVKNEIVKLKKEKIKDYEKYDYEKLLSS comes from the coding sequence ATGAACAAAACAGAGATAACACCTAATGATATTTGGAACGTTAAAAAAGTGAATAGCGTCAATGAATTCATCAAAAATCATTCAGATAATCAAACAAAAGAGAGAAAAATTAGAAATAAACTTCTTTCAATTCAATATAAATTAGAGGATTATATAGAAAAAGATGATATAAAAGAAAGTGAAGTTCTTGATATATTAGACTTTGTAAAAATGTATTTAAAAGTATTTGATATCACAAAAAAAGATTTAGCTAAATATTTTGAGATGAGAGATAGCAATCTACATAAATATTTAACTGGTCAGCGGAAATTAAATCCAGAAATTGTATTAAAAATAAGTTCTTTCTCTCGCACAAATCCTGAATATTGGTATAGAATACAGGTGAAAAATGAAATCGTGAAATTGAAAAAAGAGAAAATAAAAGATTATGAAAAATATGATTATGAAAAGTTATTGTCTTCATAA
- a CDS encoding GNAT family N-acetyltransferase — protein sequence MEYHKDRFEDHSLLIFKNEKVVALLPANAVENTLHSHQGLTYGGLLVNESLKLHAFATCLKLVLEYFKENNFQKLNIKLLPSMYSPFPNDELKYLLFILEAKLLRTDVFSTINLKQRPKVSKNRMEGKRRAFKHNLVVKEVNELDDFWNTILIPNLQEKFGVKPVHSLAEIQKLKKIFPKNIRQFNVYKDDVIVAGTTIFETKQVAHSQYISGNEEKNTLGSLDFLHLYLLDEVFKDKMYFDFGTSNENQGKNINQGLHNWKEGFGARTITQEFYEIDVQNSHKLETIFL from the coding sequence ATGGAATATCACAAAGACCGATTTGAAGATCATTCGTTGCTCATATTTAAAAATGAAAAAGTAGTTGCGTTATTGCCTGCAAATGCTGTGGAAAACACACTACATTCGCATCAAGGACTTACGTATGGCGGTTTGCTTGTCAACGAATCACTAAAGTTGCATGCGTTTGCAACGTGTTTAAAACTGGTGTTGGAGTATTTTAAAGAAAATAACTTTCAAAAACTAAATATAAAATTATTGCCTTCTATGTACAGTCCGTTTCCAAACGACGAACTGAAATATTTATTATTTATTTTAGAAGCAAAATTGTTGCGTACAGATGTGTTTTCTACAATCAATTTGAAACAGAGACCGAAAGTGTCTAAAAACAGAATGGAAGGAAAAAGAAGAGCATTCAAACACAATCTAGTCGTTAAAGAAGTCAATGAATTGGATGATTTCTGGAACACAATTCTCATTCCAAATTTACAAGAAAAATTCGGTGTAAAACCTGTACATTCGTTAGCCGAAATTCAGAAACTAAAGAAAATATTTCCTAAAAATATCAGACAATTTAATGTGTATAAAGATGATGTGATTGTTGCTGGAACAACTATTTTTGAAACGAAACAGGTGGCGCATTCGCAATATATCTCTGGAAATGAAGAAAAAAACACCTTAGGAAGTTTAGATTTTTTACACTTATATTTATTGGATGAAGTATTTAAAGATAAAATGTATTTTGATTTTGGAACTTCCAACGAAAACCAAGGGAAAAATATAAATCAAGGATTGCACAACTGGAAAGAAGGTTTTGGCGCACGAACAATTACACAAGAATTTTACGAAATAGACGTACAAAATAGTCATAAACTTGAAACCATATTTTTATGA